The segment AGTCTACCGGTGTCGTGCGCGCCGCTCGGCGCCGCGGGAGGCGGGTCGCATCCGGTCAGCGCGTGGGATCGGTTCCACCGCTGAGCTCGTCCCACGACTCGACGGCATCGACGGGTCCGTCGCTGGGCCGGGCCGTGGACTCGAAGCGGCGCCCGCCGCGTCGCCACCGTCGAGCGCTGATGAGCACGATCACGGCGGCGAGCAGCACCACAGCCCATCCGACGAGGGCGAGCCACGGCCACGCGGTCGGGGTGATCCCGTCCACGACACGCGACAATGCCTGCTGCCCGGCGAGTCCCGTCGCCTCGGTCAGCGCGGGTGACACGGCGCTCAACGGCGGGTCGACGACGATCGGGATCGTCTGCGCGATGAGCACGACGGCGACGCCGACGCCGACCACCGCAAAGACATAGCGGAGCACGACGCCGACCAGTGCGACGGCGGCACCGAGGGCGAGGGCGGTCAGACTCAGCGGGGCCAGCATGGGTAGCGCGGTGGCGCCGGCCACCTCGATCCGCTCCCCACCGTCGGCGCGTGCGACCAGCAGCCAGGTCTGGGTCGAGGAGATGATCCCGATCCCTCCGCCCAGCACGAACAGCAACGCGCTGAGCGACCGTCCGCGCCGCTGCAACCCGCTCACCTCGCGCCTCCGTCGCCCTCCGCCTGGCCGGCGACGACCGGCTCCAGATCCACGGCGTCGAAGCAGGTGCGGGTGCCCGTGTGGCAGGCCGCCCCGATCTGATCGACGAGCAGCAGCACGGTGTCGCCGTCGCAGTCCAGACGCGCGCCGCGCACGTGCTGAACGTGCCCCGACGTGTCTCCCTTGCGCCAGTACTCCGCACGGGAGCGCGACCAGAACACGGCGCGCCCTGTCGTGAGGGTGCGTCGCAGCGCCTCCTCGTCGGCCCAGGCGAGCATGAGGACCTCTTTGGTGTCCCACTGCTGGACGACGACCGGCACGAGGCCCTGTTCGTTGAACCGGACTCCGGAGAGGGAGGACAGGGTCATCGCACCGTCACCCCCGCGGTGCGCAGGGCGTCCTTCACGTCGGAGATGCCCAGAGCGCCGGAGTGAAACACGCTCGCGGCGAGCACCGCATCCGCACCGGCCTCGATGGCGGGCGCGAAGTCCTCGACCCGCCCCGCCCCGCCCGAGGCGATGACCGGCACGCTGGAGACCTCGCGCATGAGGCCGATCAGCTCGAGATCGAACCCGGCCCTGGTGCCGTCGGCATCGATGGAGTTGACCAGCAGTTCGCCGGCCCCGCGTTCGATCGCCTCACGCGCCCAGACGAGAGCGTCCAGCAGCGTCTCGGTGCGACCGCCGTGCGTCGTCACGACGAATCCGGACTCGGTGTTCGTGCTGCGCTTGACGTCGAGGGAGAGCACGAGCACCTGCGCGCCGAACCGGTCGGCGATCTCGCCGATCAGATCGGGCCGGGCGATCGCCGCCGAGTTGACACCCGCCTTGTCGGCCCCCACCGAGAGAAGTCGGGCGACGTCTTCGGCTGAACGCACACCGCCGCCCACGGTGAGCGGAACGAAGACCTGCTCGGCCGTGCGCCGCACGACGTCGTATGTCGTCGCCCGGTCATCGACGGTCGCGGTCACGTCGAGGAAGGTGATCTCATCGGCACCCTGGGCGGCGTACAGACGCGCGAGCTCGACAGGATCGCCCATGTCCCGCAGGTTCTCGAAGTTCACGCCCTTGACGACCCGGCCGTCGTCGACGTCCAGGCACGGGATGACACGGGCCGCGAGCGACATCACAGCCTCGCAGCGTCGATCGCCGTGACCAGCAGCGCCCGCGCGCCGAGGGCGTACAGGTCGTCCATGACCTTGTTGACACCGCGGCGCGAGATCATGACGCGAACGGCCACCCACTCGGGATCGCGCAGCGGCGACACCGTCGGGGACTCGCGGCCGGACGCGATCGCGGTCGCCTGGTCGACGAGGTGCGCGGGCAGGTCGTAGTCCAGGAGCACGTAGCGCCGGGCGACCATCACGCCGCGCAGCCGACGCAGCAGCGTGTCGGTGCCCTCGGCCCCATCCTCGCGGCCGATGAGCACAGCCTCGGACTCCAGGATCACCGGACCGAAGATCTCCAGCCCCGCCTGGCGCAGGGTCGTGCCCGTCTCGACGACATCGGCGATCGCATCCGCAACCCCCAGCCGCACGGCCGACTCCACGGCGCCGTCGAGCTTGACCAGCTCGGCCTCGATGCCCTGGTCTTCGAGGAACGTCGAGACGAGTCCCGGATACGCGCTCGCGATGCGCACGCCGCGGAGGTCTTCGACCGACGCGTACCGCCCCGCGGGCGCGGCGAAGCGGAAGGTGGATGCACCGAAGCCGAGCGACTGGATCTCGGTCGCGGGCAGGCGCACATCCAGCAGCAGATCACGGCCCGTGATCCCCACATCCAGGGCGCCGGAGGCGACGTAGGTCGCGATGTCGCGCGGGCGCAGATAGAAGAACTCGACGTCGTTCTCGGCGTCGACCACGTGCAGGGTCTTGGCGTCGCGGCGGCCGGTGTACCCGGCCTCCTGCAGCATCTCGGAGGCGGTGTCGGACAGCGATCCCTTGTTCGGGACGGCGATGCGGAGCATGAGGGTCTTTCGTGTCGAAACGACCGCGTCGCGGCGATCGTCAAAGAAATCGGGACGGAGACGGCTCAGAGATGTCGGTAGACGTCCTCGGTCGTCAGACCCTTGGCGATCATCATCACCTGCACGTGGTACAGCAGCTGAGAGATCTCCTCGGCGGCCGCCTCGTCGCTCTCGTACTCCGAGGCCATCCACACCTCGGCGGCCTCTTCCACGATCTTCTTGCCGATCGTGTGCACACCGCCATCGAGCTCCCGAACCGTACCGGAGCCCTCCGGACGCTCGAGGGCCTTGCGGCTGAGCTCGGCGAAAAGGGAGTCGAAGGTCTTCACCCGTCCAGGCTAGCGGCTCGCGCGAGATCCCGGAGCCGCATGATCGCCGCCTCCACATCGTCGGCTCCGTACACCGCGGACCCCGCGACGAACGTGTCGGCGCCCGCCGACGCCGCCATCTCGATGGTGGCGTCGGAGATGCCGCCGTCGACCTGGAACCAGGGCGTTGCCCCGCGGCGCGCCGCCTCGTCGACGAGCGCGCGCAGCTTGGGCATCGTCTCGGGCATGAAGCCCTGGCCACCGAAGCCCGGCTCGACGGTCATCACGAGGATCTGGTCGAACTCACCGAGCACGTCGTACAGGGCCTCCCCCGCCGTGCCCGGCTTGATCGCGACGCCGGCCCGCGCACCGATGTCGCGCAGCCGCCGCGCCAGGCCCACGGGATCGGCGGCGGCCTCCAGATGGAAGGTGACGCTCGCCGCACCCAGCTCGGCGTACCCCGGCGCCCAGCGATCCGGACCGGTGATCATCAAGTGCACATCCAACGGCACTGGGCATGTCGCCTGGATGCGCTCGACCATCTGCGGTCCGAACGTGAGGTTGGGCACGAAATGGTTGTCCATCACGTCGACGTGCGCGAAATCGGCCGTCGCGATGCGGGCGAGCTCTGCCTGCATGTTCACGAAATCGGCGGCGAGGATGCTCGGATTGATGCGCGGGCTCGTGGGCTGCCCGGTAGACGGGTCGGACGCGTTCGGCATCCTCCCATTATGGTCAGCGCGCACGCACGCTCAGTCGCGCCGGCGCAAGAGGGCGAGGAACATCGCATCGGTACCGTGCCGGTGCGGCCAGAGCTGGGCCTGCCCTCCCCCGCTGCGCGGTGCGGGAATGTCCAGCGGCGCGAGCGAGACGCTCTGCAGCACGGCACGGGCGTCGAGCTCGTCGATGTCGTCGCGCGTGCGCAGCACGCTCTGGACGACGACGGCCGTCTCTGCCAGATGCGGAGAGCAGGTCACGTAGGCCGCGATGCCGCCGGGCGCGAGGGCGTCGAGCGCCGCGGTCAGCAGCTCTTCCTGCACGGGGGCGAGCACGGCGACGTCCTGCGGGGTCTTGCGCCAGCGCGCCTCCGGCCGTCGACGCAACGCGCCCAGGCCCGTGCACGGGGCATCCACGAGGATGCGGTCGTAGCGCCCCCCACGTTCGGCACCGATCGTGCGGCCGTCATCCTCCGTCACGGTCACCGCGAGTGGCACGGCGCGCACCGCGCGGCGGACGAGTCCCGCCCGAGCCGGCACGATCTCGTTCGCGTCGAGCTGCGCCCCGTGCTGCAGCGCTTCGGCGGCCAGCAGCGCGGTCTTGCCGCCCGGACCCGCGCACAGGTCGAGCCATCGTTCCCCCGATCGCACGGGCGCGGCTCCGACGAGCGCGAGGGCGACGAGCTGGGAGCCCTCGTCCTGCACGCGGACGCGCCCTCTGGCGGCCTGCACCACGGTCGACGGGTCACCGCCCGCCGAGGCGAACGCCGTCGGCGCGTACGGGCGTCGCGGCTCGGCGGGCTCGGCCAGACCGGGAAGCGCCACGAGGGTGACCTCGGGGGCGTCGTTGTCGGCCGCGAGCAGCTGCTCGAGCTCGTCTTCCCGCCCCTCGGCGGCCAGCGCCCGGCGCAGGGCGCGGATGATCCACACCGGATGCGCGGAGCGGAGTCCGAGCCTTTCGTCGTCGGAGCGCGCGGCCTGCTCGATGTCGTGCTGCCATGCGTCGGCGTCCCTGGCGGCGACGCGCCGCATCACCGCGTTGACGAAGCCCGCCGCCGAGCGCCCTCCCTCGCTGGCGGCAAGGTTCACCGACTCGTTCACCGCCGCATGCCTGGCCACGCGCATGCCGAGGAGCTGGTGGGTGCCCAGGCGCAGCGCATCGAGCAACGCGGGGTCGATCTCGTCGACGCTGCGGTCGGCCGCCAGGGCGATGACGGCGTCGTAGGTGCCGCGGCGTCGCAGTGTGCCGTAGGCGAGTTCGGTGGCGAGCGCCGCGTCCTGCGTGGACAGCCCCGCCTCGCGGATGGCGCCGGGGAGCAGGAGGTTCGCGTACGCATCCGACTCCGCCACGGCGCGCAGCACGTCGAAGGCGACCCGACGCGCGGGCTGCACGGGGCGCGTCCGCCCGACCGATCCCCTGCCTCGCTCCGCGCCGCGTCCTCCGCGTTCTGCACCGCTTCTCGCCTGTGCGGACGACCGGCGTCCGTCGGCGCGGTCCCCGGGTCGGCGCGCCTTGCGTGCGTCGTCGCTCACGCGTCTGCCCCCGTATCGAATGCGGCGCCGTCGCGGAGCCCGCGGAACCAGTCGGAGGCCGCCATCGCGGCCTTGCCCGCAGGTTGCACGCGTGTGATCAGCAACGCGTCGGTGGCGGTGCCGACGAGGACGCCGCCGCGAACACCGTGCAGCTGCCCCGGGCGCAGGTGAGCATCCGCATCCACAGCCCGCGCCATCGCCAGGACCTTGACACGCGTCTGTGCCAGCGTCGTGAACGCCCCCGGCTCTGATGTCACGCCGCGGTACCGTGCGAACACCTCGTCTGCCGGGCGCATCCAGTCCACGAGCCCGTCCTCTGCCTCGAGCTTCGCGGCGTACGTGCTGTCGCCGCTCTGCGGTATCGCCCGCGCGGTGCCGTTCGCGAGGGAGGCCACGACGTCCGACACGAGCCTCGCCCCGTCATCGGCGAGCGACGCGAGCGCCTCATCCGCCGTCGCGTCCGGCGCGATATCGTACGTGCGCGTGGCGAACACGTCGCCGGCGTCGAGCGCCGGGACGAGTCGGAACACGCTCGCCCCCAGCTGCTCCTGGCCCGCCATCAGCGCGCGCTGCACGGGCGCGGCTCCGCGCCAGGCAGGCAGCAGCGAGAAGTGCAGGTTGATCCATCCGTGCACCGGTGTGCTCAGGAGCGGTTCGCGGACAAGCCCGCCGTATGCGACGATCACGCCGAGATCGGGCGCGAGCGCAGCGATCTGCTTCGTGACCTCATCGCCGAGTCGGCGCTCTTTGAGGATGGCCAGACCGAGTTCGGCGGCGGCCAGTGCCACCGCAGACGGCGTCATGACACGCTTGCGCCCCACCGCGGCATCCGGACGCGTCACGACTGCCACGACCTCGTGCTCGGCGGCCAGCCGGCGCAGAGTGGGAACAGCGGCAGCCGGCGTGCCGGCGAAGACGAGGCGCATCCAGGTTCCTTCGCATGATCCGCCCGGGCGGAAGGGTCAGAGTGTCGAGTCAGCAGACGACGTGGTCAGAGGTCGGGCTCGATCACATCGAGCCTCACCGAGAGCGTAGTCCGGGCGGACGCTCCGCGCCTGCGTCGCCGGCCCATCGCCTCTGCCACGACGGCGGCCCGCAACGCTGCGGACACGCGCGTACCCTCGGCGTACGGAAAGCGCACGAGTGCGCGGAAACGTCCGGGCTCCTCCTCATCTCGAGAGACGGGGCCGAGGACGGCGTCGTCGGGCAGTGCCAGATCTCGCAGCGCGTCAAGCGCGCGCCGCACGCCCTTGTCGGTGCCGTCGATCTGCGCGACGCGCACGGTCGGCGGCATGCGCAGGGGTGCCCGCTCGCCGAGCTCCGCACGGGCGTACGCGGCCTGGCTCCACGTCGCCAGCGCCCGGGCGACCGGTCCGTCCACGCCCACCAGGTGTACGGGCGCGCGCGGTGCGGCGAGGGCGGCGGCATTCGACCACCACCGCAGGCACGACTCTGCGATGCGCAGCTCGGGCGCCTGCAGCATCCTCGAGCCGTCGAGCAGCACCACAGCCCGATACCCGCCCTCGGCGCGGGGCTCGGCGCCCCGCGTGGCGACGACCAACGCCGGACGCGCGTCGATCTTGTTCACCGGGTGGGCGCCGTCGGCGACGATGACCCGCACACCCGGGAACGCCCGGCCGAGCTCATCGGCCGTGCGCTCGCTTCCGGAACCGGCGAGGCGCAGCTTGTCGGCTCCGCAGGATCCGCAGGTCCAGGCCCGTGCGGAGCGACCGCACCAGGCGCAGACCGGAACCGCTCCGCGGTGCGCAGCGCCCAGCGGGCCCGCGCACGTCGCGCATCGGGCGGGCGCGCGACACGAGTCGCACACCAGCGATGGGGCGAAGCCCGGGCGCGCGACCTGCACGAGCACCGGCCCCTCCTTCGCAGCCTGCCGTGCCGCGAGGAACGCCCGCGAGGGCAGGCGCTGGCCGCGCCGCTCGAGGTCGTCGACCGAGTCCAGCATGACCCGAGGCAGCAGACGGCGCCGGGCTGTGATGCTCTGCAACCAGCCCGATTCCACGAGGCGTTCGACGTCGGTCGTGCGCGTGTGCCCGACGAACAGCAGCGCCGACTCCTCGCCCTCTTGGCGCAGCAGGGCGACATCCCGTGCGTGCGCATACGGGGCGAGCGGTTCGGCCAGCAGCCCGTCACCGTCGTCCCAGATCGCGATCAGCCCCGCGCGCACCGGCGCATAGGCTGCGGAGCGATTGCCGACGACGATGCACGGCTCGTCGTCGAGGGTGCGCAGAAAGGCCCTGTAGCGCTCCGGATTGGGTTGACGCGAATCGAGCCGGACGACCCGGTCCTCTCCCACGAGTCCGACGAGGGCATCGACGACCTGATCGAGATCCCGGTGGTCGGGAACGACGACGATGGCGGAGGCTCCCGTACCGAGCGTCGCGGTCGCCGCCGCGGCGAGCAGTCGCGCCCACTCCGGGTGCCCGTCCTCATGCAGACGCGGAATCGCCTCCGCCGCCGCCCGACGGCGCTCGGCGATCACGTCGGCGAGCCCCTCGTACGTGTCCAGGATCGCGTGCGCTTTCTCGACGCGATCCTCCGCGATCATCGCCGGGGCCGCCGACTCCTCCGCCCGCGCCGCGAGCCAGGCCTTCTCGACACGCACCTGACGCTTGGGAATCACCAGTCTCAGGACGTCGGAGACACCGCCCGCCGCGCGATCGGCGACCCGGCGCGCCAGCGTGTACAAGCGCTCGGGAAGCACCGCGGCCGCCGACACGACGGCATCGATCTCCGAGAGCGCCCTCGCGTCGTCGGGTTCATCCGCCGTGTCGATCACGAAGGCGTCGACGACGCGCCCCGCCGAGCGCAACGGCACTCGCACCCGGATGCCGGAAGCGACGGATCCTGCATGCTCGTCGCCGATCGCGTAGTCGAAAAGCCGGTCCAGCTGCGGCAACGGCGAGTCGAGGACGACGCGCGCGATCCGCCGAGTCACGGGATCACATCCCTACGGCGCGGCGCAGCTCCTCGGCGCGGGTGGTCTGCTCCCACGTGAAGTCGGGCAGCTCGCGGCCGAAGTGGCCGTACGCGGCCGTCTGCGCGTAGATCGGGCGGAGCAGATCCAGCTCTTCGATGATCGCCTGCGGACGCAGGTCGAACACCTCGGAGATCGCCGCAGTGATGACGTCGTCGGCGACGGCGCCCGTGCCGAAGGTCTCGACGTACAGACCCACGGGTTGCGCGACGCCGATCGCGTACGCGACCTGCACCTCCAGCCGCTCCGCGAGCCCCGCCGCCACCGCGTTCTTGGCGACCCAGCGCATCGCATAGGCCGCCGAGCGGTCGACCTTCGACGGATCCTTGCCGCTGAACGCGCCTCCGCCGTGGCGGGCGGCGCCCCCGTACGTGTCGATGATGATCTTCCGCCCGGTGAGCCCGGCGTCGCCCTTGGGGCCGCCGATGACGAAC is part of the Microbacterium pseudoresistens genome and harbors:
- a CDS encoding Trp biosynthesis-associated membrane protein, giving the protein MSGLQRRGRSLSALLFVLGGGIGIISSTQTWLLVARADGGERIEVAGATALPMLAPLSLTALALGAAVALVGVVLRYVFAVVGVGVAVVLIAQTIPIVVDPPLSAVSPALTEATGLAGQQALSRVVDGITPTAWPWLALVGWAVVLLAAVIVLISARRWRRGGRRFESTARPSDGPVDAVESWDELSGGTDPTR
- the hisI gene encoding phosphoribosyl-AMP cyclohydrolase — encoded protein: MTLSSLSGVRFNEQGLVPVVVQQWDTKEVLMLAWADEEALRRTLTTGRAVFWSRSRAEYWRKGDTSGHVQHVRGARLDCDGDTVLLLVDQIGAACHTGTRTCFDAVDLEPVVAGQAEGDGGAR
- the hisF gene encoding imidazole glycerol phosphate synthase subunit HisF, producing MSLAARVIPCLDVDDGRVVKGVNFENLRDMGDPVELARLYAAQGADEITFLDVTATVDDRATTYDVVRRTAEQVFVPLTVGGGVRSAEDVARLLSVGADKAGVNSAAIARPDLIGEIADRFGAQVLVLSLDVKRSTNTESGFVVTTHGGRTETLLDALVWAREAIERGAGELLVNSIDADGTRAGFDLELIGLMREVSSVPVIASGGAGRVEDFAPAIEAGADAVLAASVFHSGALGISDVKDALRTAGVTVR
- the hisG gene encoding ATP phosphoribosyltransferase, producing the protein MLRIAVPNKGSLSDTASEMLQEAGYTGRRDAKTLHVVDAENDVEFFYLRPRDIATYVASGALDVGITGRDLLLDVRLPATEIQSLGFGASTFRFAAPAGRYASVEDLRGVRIASAYPGLVSTFLEDQGIEAELVKLDGAVESAVRLGVADAIADVVETGTTLRQAGLEIFGPVILESEAVLIGREDGAEGTDTLLRRLRGVMVARRYVLLDYDLPAHLVDQATAIASGRESPTVSPLRDPEWVAVRVMISRRGVNKVMDDLYALGARALLVTAIDAARL
- a CDS encoding phosphoribosyl-ATP diphosphatase, which translates into the protein MKTFDSLFAELSRKALERPEGSGTVRELDGGVHTIGKKIVEEAAEVWMASEYESDEAAAEEISQLLYHVQVMMIAKGLTTEDVYRHL
- the rpe gene encoding ribulose-phosphate 3-epimerase → MPNASDPSTGQPTSPRINPSILAADFVNMQAELARIATADFAHVDVMDNHFVPNLTFGPQMVERIQATCPVPLDVHLMITGPDRWAPGYAELGAASVTFHLEAAADPVGLARRLRDIGARAGVAIKPGTAGEALYDVLGEFDQILVMTVEPGFGGQGFMPETMPKLRALVDEAARRGATPWFQVDGGISDATIEMAASAGADTFVAGSAVYGADDVEAAIMRLRDLARAASLDG
- a CDS encoding RsmB/NOP family class I SAM-dependent RNA methyltransferase yields the protein MQPARRVAFDVLRAVAESDAYANLLLPGAIREAGLSTQDAALATELAYGTLRRRGTYDAVIALAADRSVDEIDPALLDALRLGTHQLLGMRVARHAAVNESVNLAASEGGRSAAGFVNAVMRRVAARDADAWQHDIEQAARSDDERLGLRSAHPVWIIRALRRALAAEGREDELEQLLAADNDAPEVTLVALPGLAEPAEPRRPYAPTAFASAGGDPSTVVQAARGRVRVQDEGSQLVALALVGAAPVRSGERWLDLCAGPGGKTALLAAEALQHGAQLDANEIVPARAGLVRRAVRAVPLAVTVTEDDGRTIGAERGGRYDRILVDAPCTGLGALRRRPEARWRKTPQDVAVLAPVQEELLTAALDALAPGGIAAYVTCSPHLAETAVVVQSVLRTRDDIDELDARAVLQSVSLAPLDIPAPRSGGGQAQLWPHRHGTDAMFLALLRRRD
- the fmt gene encoding methionyl-tRNA formyltransferase, which encodes MRLVFAGTPAAAVPTLRRLAAEHEVVAVVTRPDAAVGRKRVMTPSAVALAAAELGLAILKERRLGDEVTKQIAALAPDLGVIVAYGGLVREPLLSTPVHGWINLHFSLLPAWRGAAPVQRALMAGQEQLGASVFRLVPALDAGDVFATRTYDIAPDATADEALASLADDGARLVSDVVASLANGTARAIPQSGDSTYAAKLEAEDGLVDWMRPADEVFARYRGVTSEPGAFTTLAQTRVKVLAMARAVDADAHLRPGQLHGVRGGVLVGTATDALLITRVQPAGKAAMAASDWFRGLRDGAAFDTGADA
- a CDS encoding primosomal protein N', whose protein sequence is MTRRIARVVLDSPLPQLDRLFDYAIGDEHAGSVASGIRVRVPLRSAGRVVDAFVIDTADEPDDARALSEIDAVVSAAAVLPERLYTLARRVADRAAGGVSDVLRLVIPKRQVRVEKAWLAARAEESAAPAMIAEDRVEKAHAILDTYEGLADVIAERRRAAAEAIPRLHEDGHPEWARLLAAAATATLGTGASAIVVVPDHRDLDQVVDALVGLVGEDRVVRLDSRQPNPERYRAFLRTLDDEPCIVVGNRSAAYAPVRAGLIAIWDDGDGLLAEPLAPYAHARDVALLRQEGEESALLFVGHTRTTDVERLVESGWLQSITARRRLLPRVMLDSVDDLERRGQRLPSRAFLAARQAAKEGPVLVQVARPGFAPSLVCDSCRAPARCATCAGPLGAAHRGAVPVCAWCGRSARAWTCGSCGADKLRLAGSGSERTADELGRAFPGVRVIVADGAHPVNKIDARPALVVATRGAEPRAEGGYRAVVLLDGSRMLQAPELRIAESCLRWWSNAAALAAPRAPVHLVGVDGPVARALATWSQAAYARAELGERAPLRMPPTVRVAQIDGTDKGVRRALDALRDLALPDDAVLGPVSRDEEEPGRFRALVRFPYAEGTRVSAALRAAVVAEAMGRRRRRGASARTTLSVRLDVIEPDL